The DNA window CTGCCTTGGCGATCAAATGCCGAGAAAAAGCATTGGCGAAATGCCTACCGCTCTCATCTGATGACGGTCCATGCATCCAAGATGGCGTGGCTGGATCGCCAAGAGTTAGACGAAGACACGAAGCCCGTTTAGCGCCTACGTATTGGCTGCCTGGTGCATACATCCAGGCGCTGGCGTTATCGGCGGCGGATGAATGGATGTTCAGGGATCGTGGCGATTTCGTCCTTTAGCGATGCGGCTGCGATGCATAGATTGCGTTCCGAAGCTTGGCACGTCGCCAAGCACGGAGAGCAAGATGAAATACACCATCGAGATCAACGGCACCGTCCAAGTCGTCCACTGGGCAACGATTGAAGCAAATTCGCCCCAAGAAGCACTTTCCAAGTGCGATATCGATGCAGTGGCCGAGAGTGACTTCGAGTTCGAACAATGGATCAGTGACCTTGTGATCGAACGTATCGAAGATGAAACCGGCACGCTCATTGCGTGTGACTACGAGGACCATGTTCCTGACATCGACGATTTGTGATTTCAGTTTCGGCCTATCTAATCAAAGGGTGCCATCACGCTTTGATCTTGACGAAAGGCGTGATGGCCTTAGATTAAATAGAAGGAGACGAAATGGAACAGGCAATTAGAAATAGTATTAGACAGGCAGTGAAGCGGGGAAGCGACGCATATCTGCAGTCGCTTTGTCGGGCTCAGGATGATGCTGATGCTGCGGCACGCTACGCCGTTGAGGTAGCGATCAAGAGCGGCAAAGAAGGCTTGGTTGATCAACTGGTGCCACTGTTGTCGAAGTCGTTTGCGGTCTATCCGCTTGATGTCGCCGCCAAGGCGGGTTCGGTGCGGGCAGTTGAGCAGCTCATGGCGTTTTGCGACGCAGAGGATGACGAGGCATTGGTGCTTGCTGCCAGGCACGGGCACAAGGAGTGCGTCAAACGACTGCTCAAAGAGTGCAGCCCTCTGCAACACGACTCACTGGCGCTGTATGAGGCGGCGCGCCATGGTCATGCTGATGTGGTCTTTCAGCTAGTCGTTTTTTCAGATGCTAAAGCCCAGGACAGTCGAGCGCTGGTCGCCGCTTGTCGGGAAGGCCACTTGGAAGCGGTCAAGCATTTGCTGCCTTTTTCATCGAAGATCCAATGTGCGCTGCATGGCTTTGCGGCGGCTGCGGAGAACAATCATGCCGAGGTCGTTGAGTTCCTGATCGAAGCTGGTCTTCCAGATCCGGAAGACACGTTTTCGTTGGGTCTCAATGTTGCTGTTGCCAAAGGCCATGAACAGTTGGTGCGGACGATACTTTGGGCGATCGTCAGAACAGGCCATGCGCCGCGCGACTTTGGCGAGGAAGCACTGTTCGCTGCAGCAACGAAGGGCGATGCAGGAATGGTCAAGTCGATCTTGGAGTTCGCCCACAAGACCGCCTATCCAGAGGCCGGCTTGTTTGCTGCACTCCAAAATGACCATGATGAAGTGGCGGATGTTCTGGTTCGCCGAGTGAACTTAGATCACGTGCGTGAATTGATCTCGGACGAAGAGATCGAAGAAAAGCTAGACAATTTGATCGCCAAAGTCGAGGCTACGAAGCAGCACAGAGAGCTTCAATCCAACGAGCGCCAGAGATTTGCGCAGAGCAATACGTCAAGTTCAATAGAGAAGAGCCCTGCTCGCGGCGCACGCTTGTAGCGGGGGCTGTCGAAATGCGCCTGGATGTCACCAGCTTCCTCACGCCGCTGCTCCTAAAGACCCACTCTTCGTATCTCCCAATCGCCACGCGATAGGGTTCGGACCTGATGGAGGTCAGTGTCGTAGATGGCGATCAGGTCAGAGCTGCTGGCAATGATGTGGCCTCGGATCTTTCGCTCACCCTTTTCCCAGAGTTCTGTATCGCCTCGCGATACCGGACCAAGGAGGCGACGCTTCTCAGTAACTGCTTCCTTCTTTCCGTAACGCTCCCCAATCACGCCTGGGATTGTTGAAACGAGCAAGCCAACGGAATACAGCGTCAATGCTAGATAAATTCCCGAAAAGGCTATACCTCCTGAGGTGAGGCCAAGCTTTACTCGTGTATGACGCCGATAGAAATCTTGAAGGCGACCATTGCGAACCGATTGTGCGGGGAGGCGGTAAACCCAGATAGCTAGCCATAACGTAAAAAAAGCGATCGCTATTGAACCCCAAGGAAAAGCGCTGAACATTCCGAACCCTTGAAGCACAACGGCATAGTAGCCGCGAACAACCTTCCAGTCGGCCGATTGGGGAAATAGATCGGCTTGAACGCCCCAGGCTCTGAGATAGCTCGTGTAGGCAACATGTCCGCATCCGTGAAGCACGATTCCAGCCAGCGTCGTCATGGCAGCTAGGCTACCGACGAAGCGTGTGATGGACCACGACCGTCTGGAGGACGCACTATTCGGGTCTTCTGGTGAAGAGGTGGAACGCTTCGATCGGACAATTTTGATATGGCGCATGGTTGTCGTATTCGATGAGCTACTCAGCTACTTTGATCGTTCCGCAAGAATCCGATGTGATGCACCGAATTGACATCAGCCATAAAACGCCCTGAGCCTGACTCTCGGGCGTAATCGAAAAGGAGAAGATAGTGGCCAACCATCTCATCGATGCTCGATAGGCCATAACGTGCGAGGATCGGGGGGATCTTGTCCCGGTGAATGGCGATACGGAAGCTCTGGTGCGTGGGGCCGAAGTTGGAAAAGTAAGTGTTATGGCCCTGCCAGATGCTCCAAGATCTGACAAGGCCCCAGAACCCTAGCCAGCGACCGGTGTGCTGCGCCATGCTGGCCGATTCAAAACGCACAAAAGCGTCATGGACCGCCAACTCAGGTCGGTCATTGCCTGGCATGCGAATCATCATGGCGCTTGTCTTAAAGCTCGGCCAATGCACAAGCTGTTCAAGAAGCTTTTGAGGACCGCGCGATACCGACTTCGTCGATCGGGTCTGGTCGCCGCCGGCACGAGATCGGCTTTCGCTCTCCGTTGGTTCACCCGTTGAGGCGTTATCGGCCGAGCCTTCATCTTGATCGGTCAAAATCCGAACAATCAGCGTAGTGTTTCGCTGCTCCCAATGAGCCACAGTCCGATCGGTATCATCGTCTTCCCATGGATCACCATAGCTTCGGGTGATGTCGCACTCGTCACCGTGGGGTAGGGCATAGAAATGCGCGACCTTGCTTCGTCGCCCTGGGCTGGGCCTCGACGCTGACCTGAAATGAGCGGTTGCCTCGCAATAGGGGCAGCGCAGATGGGGCTTCAATGCCCGGCGAGCAGACGGATCCAAATCAGCTACCTGTTGGGCCGTGTAGTCCTGGTCACTCCGACGATCCCTTGCTTTGTCCATTAGACCCCCTGTCTTGCCTTGCATGCTTTCAGGGGTTACGCCGGCAGTCAAGTGGCCGTAACTTTGATGAAGGAGATCAGTTGGTGGGCTTCAAAGAATTGGAGAAAGGCGATGCCAATGGACGACGGGGTGAGAAAACTCAAATCAGTGGGCTTTGGATAGTATTGTCTTCGCGCGCGTTGCTGATGACGCCTGTCTTGACGGTCGACAGATATAACTCCTTGTCTTTGAGCATCGTTTCGCTCAACAAGCCTCGCTCTTGAAGCGAGACATAAAGCGCTGCGGCGTAGGCTTGGCAATTGACTGACTTGTCCGGGTTAAACGCGATGTCCGAAAATGCTCGGTATGTGAGCACTTGTTCGGAAAGGTCCGGCTGCTTGTGCAGGGCGTTCATGTAAAGCCAGTCATAGAATGCGGTTCTTGGTTCTAGTTCCCAATCAACATTGAAGAAATGGAACTTGATCAATCGGCCGCTTTCTTTCAAGCGCGGATCGCGCTTGGCGTCGAGGGATCGCGCGTTCAACAAATCTTTGTAGGGCCCGCCATTCTCGAAGACTTTACTTGCTTGAAAGGCACACTCCAAGCTAAATTCTCGCTCGTGCTTGACTGTCTTGATCATCAAGTTGAAAGCGCTCAGATCAACCCCAAGTGAATCGGGGGACTTGCTGGATATCTCTAAAACTCGATCAACGCCAAGCTGCCGTTTTGCTTGGTCGTGAAGTGATGCAATAGATTTCTGCGACTGGCTTATGGCCATGCCTGGGTGCCACTGGAACTCCACATGACGGGTGGAGACCAGCATGGGTCCATCGAAGCTCGGCATGAAGATGGGGCGAGTCGCCACGCTTAGGTCGCCTGTTTCCAATGTGCAAAATCCTGGCGACCACTGAAAAGAGCAGGTGCGTGGACTACATACGTGCCCGCATGCCTCGAAAGGATGCGGTTCTTGTCTTCGCTAGTGTGGGTGGCTAAGCCCATCAAGTATGTCGGTGGAATATCGTTCAGCACTAAAACTTCTGCCTGCGGATCAGTGGGATAATAGTTGGGAATGCCGAGCGAGCTTCTTGTCTTCCCACTACAATCACCATACATGTTCTGGAACGGCGCCAGGCCCATCCGTTGAGCCAAAGTGCTTGCTGTTACCGCATTTGATGCGGCATTGGTTGTGCAGAAAGCACATGGTAGCATCCAAAGCACCGAAGGCATAACCGCTATGACCACCCACTTCGTGTCAGGGTTCTTTATCCTGAGTGGGTAGAACATCTTATAGTTGGGAAAGCCAACTGAGAGGCAGATGGCGGAGGTGCGATCAAGACGAAAGTCGTCATTGAAGACCGCGCCTTCTGAGCTAGACAGCTGATCACGCCGCAACAACCCTCGACTAAGGATGGAAGCCAAATTCTCTTCGCGCGTGAAGTGGAAGAGGGCCTTAGAGCGTCTAACAAAACCCCTTGAATCTTGTCTCGCCGGTGGCAAAATTGCGGACATGACACGTCGCAAAGAGATCCCCATTGCGCTGTGGAAGCGCATCGAGCCGCTGATTCCCCAAGTGAAGCGTTCGCCCAAAGGTGGACGGCCGCGCATCAGTGATCAGCAAGCCCTCAACGGCATCGTCTATGTCTTGCGCACGGGCATGCCATGGGAAGACCTGCCTGTGGAACTGGGCTATGGCAGCGGCATGACCTGCTGGCGCCGGTTGCGTGATTGGCAAGCCGCCGGTGTGTGGCATCGTCTGCATCAGGTGTTGCTGACCGAGCTGCGTCGCGCCCAGAGGCTGGATCTGAGCCGAGCCAGTCTGGACGCCGCCAGTGTGGCCTCCCCCCGGGGGGCGCCTACACCGGGCCAAACCCGACCGATCGCGGCAAACTCGGCAGCAAACGGCATCTGATCGTGGACCGCAACGGCGTGCCCTTGGCAGTGTGCGTCACCGGCGCCAATCGGCACGACTCGGTCGTGTTCGAGGAGTTGATCGACGCCTTGCCGCCAATTGGTGGCAAACCAGGGCGCCCGCGACGTTGGCCAGACAAATTGCACGCCGACAAGGCTTACGACATCGACCGCTGTCGCGCCTTCCTCAAGCAGCGCGGCATCATTGCGCGGATCGCACGCAAGGGAATCGAGCGCAACGACCGGTTGGGCCGTCATCGCTGGGTCGTCGAGCGCACGCATGCCTGGTTCGCAGGCATGGGCAAACTGCGCATCCGCTTTGAACGCCGCATCGATCTCCACTTGGCGTTGCTCTCGCTTGCATGCTCCATCATCTGCTTACGGCTTCTTCCTGGGTTTTGTTAGCCGCTCTTAATGCCGCGCTCGGTGACAAACTGCTGGATATTTGCTGCCATATTGATTCCTTTCAATCTGCCTAACGATGCTTGAGGAGCGCGAGACCATGCCGTGCGCTTCCCTAGCACGACCTCACAGAGGCCTTATCGGCCGCAAGGTCAGAATCTTGAAGTCGAAGCGTTACGTTTCAGGCGGCAGGCAGTAGCGTTACGATAGGGAGGCCCATAGGGGGCGGAACAGGGGATGTTCATGCAGTTGGCAGTCGTCAGGATTAGTAATTTCTGGTCCTTCGGTCCAGAACCAGTTGAAGTTAAGCTGGATTCGATGACTTACCTTCTAGGCCCAAATGGGGCGGGTAAGACCGCCGTTCTAACGGCCTTGGCGCGTATGTTCGGCACCACAGGGGGCATGCGCGCTGTGCTCCCTTCCGATTTCCATGTGGCAATGGGCGAAGTTCCAGCGGAGGGGAAGGCCGCGAGTCTATGGATCGAGACAGACTTCACGTTTCCCGAGGTCGAGGAGGGCGAGGGCACCGCAGCTGTTCCGATCTTCTTCTCTCACATGCAGCTCCAAAGTGCGGGCGAAGTTCCCGGGGTGCGCATTCGCCTCACGGCTGAAATGGATGAAAGCGGAGAGATCGAGCAACGCCTGGAATACGTATTGGCAGCCGACGAGGACGGCGCGCCTACGCAGCTTCGAGGTATGCCAAAGCTGGATCGGCAAGCCATCCAGGTTCACTATCTTCCGGCCCGGCGTAACCCGGCTGATCACATCGCATACAGCGCAGCCTCACTGCTCGGAAGGGCCCTCCGAGCGGCAGACTGGACCGCTGAGCGCACCAAGGCAAACGATCTATCTGAGCAGCTCGGTGCAGCAGTCACCGAAAACGCGGGCGTCGCAGCCTTCGGTAAGGCACTTACGACAGGGTGGGGAAAGCTTCACAAGGGGAAGTTCTTCGCCTCCCCTAGCATTGCTTTTGGCACAGGCGGACTCGCTGAGGTGTTGAAGCAAGTCAGTGTTCGCTTCTCGCCCGGTCATGAAACGCCCTCAGTGGATTTCGAGCGCCTCAGTGACGGTCAGCAGTCATTGCTTTACATCTCGCTCGTGTTGGCAGCACATGCGGTTGATGTCGCGGCGCTGACCGACGCAGAGTCACCTTTTGACTTAGCTCGGCTAAGGCCGGCTGCTTTCACTT is part of the Xanthomonas fragariae genome and encodes:
- a CDS encoding ankyrin repeat domain-containing protein; the encoded protein is MEQAIRNSIRQAVKRGSDAYLQSLCRAQDDADAAARYAVEVAIKSGKEGLVDQLVPLLSKSFAVYPLDVAAKAGSVRAVEQLMAFCDAEDDEALVLAARHGHKECVKRLLKECSPLQHDSLALYEAARHGHADVVFQLVVFSDAKAQDSRALVAACREGHLEAVKHLLPFSSKIQCALHGFAAAAENNHAEVVEFLIEAGLPDPEDTFSLGLNVAVAKGHEQLVRTILWAIVRTGHAPRDFGEEALFAAATKGDAGMVKSILEFAHKTAYPEAGLFAALQNDHDEVADVLVRRVNLDHVRELISDEEIEEKLDNLIAKVEATKQHRELQSNERQRFAQSNTSSSIEKSPARGARL
- a CDS encoding DarT1-associated NADAR antitoxin family protein yields the protein MLVSTRHVEFQWHPGMAISQSQKSIASLHDQAKRQLGVDRVLEISSKSPDSLGVDLSAFNLMIKTVKHEREFSLECAFQASKVFENGGPYKDLLNARSLDAKRDPRLKESGRLIKFHFFNVDWELEPRTAFYDWLYMNALHKQPDLSEQVLTYRAFSDIAFNPDKSVNCQAYAAALYVSLQERGLLSETMLKDKELYLSTVKTGVISNAREDNTIQSPLI
- a CDS encoding DarT ssDNA thymidine ADP-ribosyltransferase family protein, which produces MSAILPPARQDSRGFVRRSKALFHFTREENLASILSRGLLRRDQLSSSEGAVFNDDFRLDRTSAICLSVGFPNYKMFYPLRIKNPDTKWVVIAVMPSVLWMLPCAFCTTNAASNAVTASTLAQRMGLAPFQNMYGDCSGKTRSSLGIPNYYPTDPQAEVLVLNDIPPTYLMGLATHTSEDKNRILSRHAGTYVVHAPALFSGRQDFAHWKQAT
- a CDS encoding IS5 family transposase (programmed frameshift), which codes for MTRRKEIPIALWKRIEPLIPQVKRSPKGGRPRISDQQALNGIVYVLRTGMPWEDLPVELGYGSGMTCWRRLRDWQAAGVWHRLHQVLLTELRRAQRLDLSRASLDAASVAFPPGGAYTGPNPTDRGKLGSKRHLIVDRNGVPLAVCVTGANRHDSVVFEELIDALPPIGGKPGRPRRWPDKLHADKAYDIDRCRAFLKQRGIIARIARKGIERNDRLGRHRWVVERTHAWFAGMGKLRIRFERRIDLHLALLSLACSIICLRLLPGFC
- a CDS encoding ATP-dependent nuclease, with product MFMQLAVVRISNFWSFGPEPVEVKLDSMTYLLGPNGAGKTAVLTALARMFGTTGGMRAVLPSDFHVAMGEVPAEGKAASLWIETDFTFPEVEEGEGTAAVPIFFSHMQLQSAGEVPGVRIRLTAEMDESGEIEQRLEYVLAADEDGAPTQLRGMPKLDRQAIQVHYLPARRNPADHIAYSAASLLGRALRAADWTAERTKANDLSEQLGAAVTENAGVAAFGKALTTGWGKLHKGKFFASPSIAFGTGGLAEVLKQVSVRFSPGHETPSVDFERLSDGQQSLLYISLVLAAHAVDVAALTDAESPFDLARLRPAAFTLLAVEEPENSLSPQYLGRVIQSLRDLKEESGGQAIVATHSPAILRRATPDLIRHLRLDADRTTQVSQIVLPDEAGEAGKFVRQAVMAYPEVYFAKLVVLGEGDSEDIVLHRMLGAMGVEADASSVCVAPLGGRHVNHFWRLLSSLRVPYITLLDLDYGRHGGGWGRIKVAHGYLRQFPNGHPVRTAAEVNALPGWKTSCGGEDFFEELRFLKRAGVFFSLPIDLDFIMMRKFPDAYGAMGQPLGDDDDLITAVNRPGISGGCLV